TCTGTTCCGAGTACAGATTAGGTGAACCCACCATCATTCATCGAGATATTGGTGGTGGGTTCAACGCAAACGTGAAAGTCGAGACGCTAACCGGCATATATGTCATTCGATTTTTATCCAAGTGTACAACAAGTGAGCACATCTCCTATGAGAACGAGGTTCTAAAAATGCTAAAGCGGTCAGGCGTTCCTGTCGTCATACCACTTCGCAACCGGCGGGGGCGAAGCACCTCAAAACTCCATGGGCACTTCGTTCAAGTCACTCCGTTCATCGATGCGATCGCGTTCGATGTATCACCAGAGCAAGTTTGGTCAAGTGGGCATACATTCCGCCGATTTCACAAGATTCTCGAGGGGTTTAAAGACGGCCCCGTTCCACTTTGGTCACACTACCCCTCGAAACGAATATTGCGAACGGGTTTATCTCGCTTGCAAGAACTGCAGGACGAACTGTCGTTGGAGCGGTTATCAGAGGTACGGCGGATCTATGAAGTGATTCGTCATGGGTGGAAGAAAGGCACCTATCGGAACCCTTTATCGACAACCATTATCCACGGAGATTGGCATTTCTGGAACCAGTTATACACAGAAGACGGAGATGTCTGCTGTGTCCTAGACCTGGATTTCATTCAACGAGCAGAGCGCGTTCAAGATCTCGGGTACACACTTTGGAACATTTTCGCTATCTTTTCGACCGATTCCGGAGTGGACATTTGTCATAACTTCTTGAATGGGTATGGGAAATTGCCGCGTGACGAAGTCAAGATGCTGCCCCTTGCTGTGGCCAAATCCGCTTTGTTTTTCATTTGTAGCACCGCTTTTCGCAAGAATGTTGTCTCGAAGTTTAATTTTCATTTTGATCGGCAACTTCCCATCATTGAGTGGATGTTGTCTTCAGAGGGACAAGACACCATTGAGGAAATGTGCACCACCGAATAAAACGAGTGAGGGGAATTAAATGTATGATTATCAGTATCTGAGAGATAACTACCCATTAATTGGCGAAGGGCGCCAGGGAAAGGTGTTTCAAATCTCCCCCGACAGGTGTTTAAAGTACTATGATGATCCGAAACACGCGGTACGGGAGCGCGCATCTTATGAAGCTGGACAGGGATCGCCAATCATCCCCAAGCTGTATGAGGGTGGACCGAATTATATCATTATCGAGTACCTTCAAGCACCTTCATTACAGCAGTATTTACTTGGGCCTGGTCGAATGAGTAAATCGTTAGCCAAACAAATTTTGAGTGCATTGAAAGAAATGGAACGTTTAGGATTTACAAGAATTGATGTGGCGCCGTTTCATCTGTTCGTCATGGAAGACAAGAAAGTCAAAATTATCGATCTAGTCAACGCGTTCCACAAAACTTCTCCTGTACCCTATGTACTTTTAAGTGGACTGCATAGCATCGGTTTTTTGGAAACGTTTTATGGGCATGTTCAAAACTTGGACGCCAAGACGGCTGCGAAGTGGGCAGAGGTTGTTGACGATCTAGTTCGCTAGACCATTCAGGAACGTATGTAGAACAATCCTCTCGACGTTCTCATCAACACAGGATTCATGAATAGTAGAAGGGATGAGTTGTTACGCAGAAGCTTATAACCACGGTTTTACTAACCTCGGTTCTTATCCTGACCGGGTGTGCCGCAACAAAATCTGTCCCACTTACGAAGTCGAACCAGACAGCAGACGCGACCGACAGCTCCGTCAGTCCAGCTTGGAAGCGGATGACCGAGAACCCTCCAGCGCATGTTGTCATTGTTGTGGAGGAAAATCATTCTTATTCAGAGATTGCTGGGAATCCTAATGCCCCCTTCATCAACTCACTCATGCACCGAGGGGCGAATTTTACATCATATCACGGGGTTCAGCATCCAAGTCAGCCCAACTACCTTGATTTGTTTTCAGGGGCGAATCAAGGTGTGACGAATGATTCGTGTCCACACACGTTTTCTGCGCCAAATTTGGCCAGTGAACTGTTTAAAAAGCATTTGACTTTTGCCGGGTACGCCGAAGACCTCCCATCAACTGGGTATGTCGGTTGCACAAGTGGCGGGGTCTTCGGGGTTGGAACGAATTATGCCCGAAAGCACTGCCCATGGGTCGATTTCTCCAATGTTCCTGCGACTAGTAGTAAGCCTTTCACCAGTTTTCCCAAAGACTACAACACGTTGCCAACGATCTCAATCGTTATTCCAAATCTGCAGAACGACATGCATAGCGGGTCCGTGCAAGCTGCGGATAATTGGCTTCGCAGGAACATACGTCCTTACACAGAATGGGCCAAAGCACACAACAGCTTGCTCATCGTCACATGGGACGAAGATGACCAGTCTGCGGACAATGTCATACCCACGTTGTATGTGGGACCCATGGTG
The genomic region above belongs to Alicyclobacillus dauci and contains:
- a CDS encoding phosphotransferase enzyme family protein; amino-acid sequence: MGNDRPGKLCFEKYQYRDRDIELICSEYRLGEPTIIHRDIGGGFNANVKVETLTGIYVIRFLSKCTTSEHISYENEVLKMLKRSGVPVVIPLRNRRGRSTSKLHGHFVQVTPFIDAIAFDVSPEQVWSSGHTFRRFHKILEGFKDGPVPLWSHYPSKRILRTGLSRLQELQDELSLERLSEVRRIYEVIRHGWKKGTYRNPLSTTIIHGDWHFWNQLYTEDGDVCCVLDLDFIQRAERVQDLGYTLWNIFAIFSTDSGVDICHNFLNGYGKLPRDEVKMLPLAVAKSALFFICSTAFRKNVVSKFNFHFDRQLPIIEWMLSSEGQDTIEEMCTTE
- a CDS encoding serine/threonine-protein kinase codes for the protein MYDYQYLRDNYPLIGEGRQGKVFQISPDRCLKYYDDPKHAVRERASYEAGQGSPIIPKLYEGGPNYIIIEYLQAPSLQQYLLGPGRMSKSLAKQILSALKEMERLGFTRIDVAPFHLFVMEDKKVKIIDLVNAFHKTSPVPYVLLSGLHSIGFLETFYGHVQNLDAKTAAKWAEVVDDLVR
- a CDS encoding alkaline phosphatase family protein, whose amino-acid sequence is MTENPPAHVVIVVEENHSYSEIAGNPNAPFINSLMHRGANFTSYHGVQHPSQPNYLDLFSGANQGVTNDSCPHTFSAPNLASELFKKHLTFAGYAEDLPSTGYVGCTSGGVFGVGTNYARKHCPWVDFSNVPATSSKPFTSFPKDYNTLPTISIVIPNLQNDMHSGSVQAADNWLRRNIRPYTEWAKAHNSLLIVTWDEDDQSADNVIPTLYVGPMVKTGTYRQSLNHFNTLRTIEDLYGLSHLGKSRTELPISYIWT